The DNA segment GGGTAATAAGAAGGCTGCACTTAAAGACGCCTTTAATgacctatttatttacagaaatCTCTCTATTATACAAAGATGCGAACATGACCCAGAAGGCTTGCCATAGCTTCCTTAGACGGGCGATTCCAATGTCAAAAGGGGACCATTTTCTAAAGACCAGGGTCTGCGTGGAGCACGTTGGGGACATTAAAGTCCCTCCCGGAACCTGCATCAGAGTCAACAACAGCAAGCACGGCATGCAGCCCTCTCCACGGGAGATCGTACGGAAGCGCTGTGAAGTTTTCCTACACCAGGAGTTCGAGTACGACCTGGCGACCTTCAACAGCGAGCACCTCGCCACCTTTATACGCTACGGCCAGGCTGTGTCCAATCTGGTGGGTCCAGTGACACACAAGCAGAAGGGAGATTGTCCTGCCTTGGAATATAATTCATTAATGTGTATTTTTAGATTCCATTCATCAAGGAAAAAGCCCAGAACACGACCCAAACTCTCCAGATGATCATGCATCAACGAGCAGAGGCCGTCTCCTGAAGTCTGGGCT comes from the Takifugu rubripes chromosome 7, fTakRub1.2, whole genome shotgun sequence genome and includes:
- the LOC115250546 gene encoding phospholipase A and acyltransferase 4-like, which codes for MRLWAVYVGEGRVVHFGVGDANMTQKACHSFLRRAIPMSKGDHFLKTRVCVEHVGDIKVPPGTCIRVNNSKHGMQPSPREIVRKRCEVFLHQEFEYDLATFNSEHLATFIRYGQAVSNLIPFIKEKAQNTTQTLQMIMHQRAEAVS